The following coding sequences lie in one Candidatus Paceibacterota bacterium genomic window:
- a CDS encoding S1C family serine protease, which produces MEELTKTQIVLLTLLVSFVTSIATGIVTVALVDQSSQGVGQTIQTVVEKTIETVIPGTKATSTDTVKVATTGGNGQPPTLSESDLMVSAVSKNTPSLVRIKQINTEPAYTFVGLGVVISPKGLIIADKGLFESVNANYVAVFPDGKTATMTRATLNASTTSVGIFSIGTSTSEKLSVPVFGDSTKLSLGQKVLTVSGSSKNIVIDGIISSLDKSDGGQNYIKPDFSVSDLAYGSILINLNGEIIGLKVGKIGEDNEFLSSNDLKRELGI; this is translated from the coding sequence ATGGAGGAACTGACTAAAACTCAAATTGTCCTTCTAACTCTTTTAGTAAGTTTTGTTACATCTATTGCCACCGGTATTGTCACCGTCGCCTTAGTTGATCAATCTTCACAAGGGGTTGGTCAGACTATTCAAACTGTCGTGGAGAAAACCATTGAAACGGTCATTCCGGGCACTAAAGCTACCAGCACAGATACCGTTAAAGTGGCCACTACGGGAGGAAATGGGCAACCACCGACTCTTTCTGAAAGTGATCTGATGGTTTCCGCTGTTTCCAAAAACACTCCGTCATTGGTTCGAATCAAGCAAATTAATACCGAGCCAGCTTACACTTTCGTGGGTCTTGGAGTAGTTATTTCTCCCAAAGGGTTGATTATCGCCGACAAAGGACTCTTTGAATCAGTCAATGCCAACTACGTGGCAGTTTTTCCTGACGGAAAAACTGCCACTATGACGCGTGCCACTCTAAACGCCTCCACCACCTCTGTCGGAATTTTTTCGATCGGCACTTCTACCAGTGAGAAACTCAGCGTGCCGGTCTTTGGCGATTCCACTAAGCTTTCTTTGGGCCAGAAGGTCTTGACTGTCAGCGGTTCCAGCAAGAACATTGTAATAGATGGCATCATTTCCAGTCTTGATAAGAGTGATGGGGGACAGAATTATATTAAACCGGATTTTAGCGTCTCAGATCTGGCCTACGGTTCCATTCTAATCAATCTGAATGGCGAAATTATCGGCCTGAAGGTGGGCAAAATCGGTGAAGATAATGAATTTCTCTCCTCCAATGATCTCAAACGAGAACTGGGCATTTGA